A genomic stretch from Clavelina lepadiformis chromosome 5, kaClaLepa1.1, whole genome shotgun sequence includes:
- the LOC143460766 gene encoding uncharacterized protein LOC143460766 isoform X1: MDPVLFFFLWFVGSVRPTLANTATHDCTVTRPTDVAILVQLSDARDPEVIDDMKTFILLTFERFLIDPDHTKVALMQYSQGPRVIFDFNRLRNEAEFQDEVYRFEVSSLGGNDTADAVIFAIVHFWTPKFGARTNNPDVQKMLVVMADSPVIPQPQLDLINVALNVSKIDIHVVCVTKCDEVASIYETRTSSTSAGPLSKKGDAYISTSLADRLTAKLSCDFCYPDPCNGRGKCLQGNGGYTCTCSDEFTGSECEDILSNSFCDANSEICRNGGTCIDGPRDSSYKCVCGNFCYGFHCEKCDYPENDQTVCQPNPCVGDCNCIPSCQHELGYFCRSPGGYLGKNCSIRGPEVDCQNDMIVVAVSRDFVEDFSQGIDNSFVYLSPDGNDPVPSECKARETSQGEHVLSISLPFQSCSTEMAVDSDDTGDIVVSNRVWIGRELSGGLSMPVPVVSFACRYEEDYQLVTSLRSSLFENHLHVTKQGVYDTDVQLCKVERSCTTSCPAEYLVREKASYTVGEMIHVKLRVLRGKDGSSSKLSIAILERAWLSCGAKDDVMQMLLVEEGCRTLVLPTNIGVNELSNTVCLSFQTPRPKNCRVFYIYAQLKVVPRSYVKRCNDGHGFQHNATNAIAERRRRSYSVEETKVGPIFVLPNAPEKVVRVFPASPEHPDNNRSRDKLPWWPPLAVLIILLLVLMVGFAIYTLVKRLR; this comes from the exons atgGATCCTGTTTTGTT tttttttctttggtttgTTGGGAGCGTCCGACCAACTTTGGCAAATACTGCGACTCACGATTGTACGGTGACTCGGCCAACAGATGTTGCCATTCTTGTTCAGCTTTCTGACGCTCGTGACCCGGAGGTTATTGACGACATGAAAACGTTCATTCTGCTTACATTTGAAAGATTCCTTATAGACCCCGATCACACCAAG GTAGCATTAATGCAGTACTCTCAAGGACCCCGAGTAATTTTCGATTTCAACCGACTTCGTAATGAAGCTGAATTTCAAGATGAAGTCTACCGTTTTGAAGTAAGTTCACTGGGAGGAAACGACACTGCTGATGCTGTGATCTTTGCGATTGTGCATTTCTGGACCCCGAAGTTCGGGGCAAGAACCAATAACCCAGATGTTCAAAAG ATGCTTGTCGTGATGGCCGACTCTCCCGTCATTCCACAACCTCAGCTTGATTTAATCAATGTCGCCCTGAACGTTTCCAAAATCGACATACACGTCGTATGTGTGACCAAGTGTGACGAAGTTGCTTCAATATACGAAACCAGAACTTCATCAACTTCAGCGGGACCGCTTTCAAAAAAAGGAG ATGCCTACATAAGCACTTCCTTGGCCGACCGATTAACCGCAAAGCTAAGCTGTGACTTTTGCTACCCTGACCCGTGCAACGGTCGTGGGAAATGTCTTCAAGGAAATGGAGGCTACACCTGCACATGCTCTGACGAATTCACTGGTTCGGAATGCGAAG ACATTTTGTCAAATTCTTTTTGCGATGCCAATAGTGAAATATGTCGGAATGGCGGCACTTGCATTGATGGACCGCGTGATAGTTCGTATAAGTGCGTTTGCGGGAACTTCTGCTACGGATTTCATTGTGAAAAATGTG ACTACCCCGAGAATGACCAAACAGTATGCCAGCCTAATCCATGCGTCGGCGACTGTAATTGCATTCCGTCCTGCCAACACGAACTCGGGTACTTTTGCCGGAGTCCCGGAGGGTATCTTGggaaaaactgttcaatac GTGGTCCCGAGGTGGATTGCCAAAACGACATGATTGTTGTCGCTGTATCGAGAGATTTTGTCGAAGATTTCTCACAAGGCATCGATAACAGCTTCGTCTATTTATCGCCAGACGGAAACGACCCTGTTCCGTCAGAGTGCAAAG CTCGCGAAACGTCGCAAGGAGAACATGTCCTTTCAATATCTCTCCCATTCCAATCTTGTTCAACTGAAATGGCAGTCGACAGTGACGACACAGGGGACATTGTGGTGTCCAATCGAGTGTGGATTGGTCGTGAATTGTCCGGTGGTCTCAGCATGCCCGTGCCTGTTGTTAGCTTTGCTTGCAGATATGAGGAAGATTATCAGCTAGTGACCTCTCTTCGGTCCAG TCTCTTTGAAAACCACCTTCACGTCACCAAACAGGGCGTTTACGACACCGACGTACAGCTTTGCAAAGTGGAGCGGAGTTGTACAACGTCTTGTCCAGCTGAATACCTCGTGCGCGAAAAAGCAAGTTACACAGTTGGTGAAATGATCCACGTCAAGTTAAGGGTTCTCAGAGGGAAAGACGGAAGTTCTTCCAAG CTAAGCATCGCCATATTAGAAAGAGCCTGGTTGTCATGTGGGGCGAAAGATGACGTAATGCAAATGTTACTTGTTGAAGAAGGATGCAGGACTCTAGTTCTACCAACTAACATCGGAGTAAACGAGCTTAGCAATACGGTTTGCTTGTCCTTTCAAACGCCACGGCCAAAAAATTGCCGAGTTTTTTACATCTACGCTCAGTTGAAAGTGGTTCCACGAAGTTATGTTAAA CGTTGCAACGATGGGCATGGATTTCAGCATAACGCGACAAATGCAATAGCCGAAAGGCGGCGACGCTCTTATTCGGTGGAAGAAACTAAGGTGGGCCCGATATTTGTTCTACCAAATGCCCCTGAGAAAGTCGTGCGAGTTTTTCCAGCGAGTCCTGAACATCCCGACAACAACAGATCAC GCGACAAGTTACCATGGTGGCCTCCACTCGCTGTATTGATCATTCTTTTGCTCGTGTTGATGGTTGGATTTGCAATTTATACGTTAGTCAAGAGATTGCGCTGA
- the LOC143460766 gene encoding uncharacterized protein LOC143460766 isoform X2 — translation MDPVLFFFLWFVGSVRPTLANTATHDCTVTRPTDVAILVQLSDARDPEVIDDMKTFILLTFERFLIDPDHTKVALMQYSQGPRVIFDFNRLRNEAEFQDEVYRFEVSSLGGNDTADAVIFAIVHFWTPKFGARTNNPDVQKMLVVMADSPVIPQPQLDLINVALNVSKIDIHVVCVTKCDEVASIYETRTSSTSAGPLSKKGDAYISTSLADRLTAKLSCDFCYPDPCNGRGKCLQGNGGYTCTCSDEFTGSECEDILSNSFCDANSEICRNGGTCIDGPRDSSYKCVCGNFCYGFHCEKCDYPENDQTVCQPNPCVGDCNCIPSCQHELGYFCRSPGGYLGKNCSIRGPEVDCQNDMIVVAVSRDFVEDFSQGIDNSFVYLSPDGNDPVPSECKARETSQGEHVLSISLPFQSCSTEMAVDSDDTGDIVVSNRVWIGRELSGGLSMPVPVVSFACRYEEDYQLVTSLRSSLFENHLHVTKQGVYDTDVQLCKVERSCTTSCPAEYLVREKASYTVGEMIHVKLRVLRGKDGSSSKLSIAILERAWLSCGAKDDVMQMLLVEEGCRTLVLPTNIGVNELSNTVCLSFQTPRPKNCRVFYIYAQLKVVPRSYVKRCNDGHGFQHNATNAIAERRRRSYSVEETKATSYHGGLHSLY, via the exons atgGATCCTGTTTTGTT tttttttctttggtttgTTGGGAGCGTCCGACCAACTTTGGCAAATACTGCGACTCACGATTGTACGGTGACTCGGCCAACAGATGTTGCCATTCTTGTTCAGCTTTCTGACGCTCGTGACCCGGAGGTTATTGACGACATGAAAACGTTCATTCTGCTTACATTTGAAAGATTCCTTATAGACCCCGATCACACCAAG GTAGCATTAATGCAGTACTCTCAAGGACCCCGAGTAATTTTCGATTTCAACCGACTTCGTAATGAAGCTGAATTTCAAGATGAAGTCTACCGTTTTGAAGTAAGTTCACTGGGAGGAAACGACACTGCTGATGCTGTGATCTTTGCGATTGTGCATTTCTGGACCCCGAAGTTCGGGGCAAGAACCAATAACCCAGATGTTCAAAAG ATGCTTGTCGTGATGGCCGACTCTCCCGTCATTCCACAACCTCAGCTTGATTTAATCAATGTCGCCCTGAACGTTTCCAAAATCGACATACACGTCGTATGTGTGACCAAGTGTGACGAAGTTGCTTCAATATACGAAACCAGAACTTCATCAACTTCAGCGGGACCGCTTTCAAAAAAAGGAG ATGCCTACATAAGCACTTCCTTGGCCGACCGATTAACCGCAAAGCTAAGCTGTGACTTTTGCTACCCTGACCCGTGCAACGGTCGTGGGAAATGTCTTCAAGGAAATGGAGGCTACACCTGCACATGCTCTGACGAATTCACTGGTTCGGAATGCGAAG ACATTTTGTCAAATTCTTTTTGCGATGCCAATAGTGAAATATGTCGGAATGGCGGCACTTGCATTGATGGACCGCGTGATAGTTCGTATAAGTGCGTTTGCGGGAACTTCTGCTACGGATTTCATTGTGAAAAATGTG ACTACCCCGAGAATGACCAAACAGTATGCCAGCCTAATCCATGCGTCGGCGACTGTAATTGCATTCCGTCCTGCCAACACGAACTCGGGTACTTTTGCCGGAGTCCCGGAGGGTATCTTGggaaaaactgttcaatac GTGGTCCCGAGGTGGATTGCCAAAACGACATGATTGTTGTCGCTGTATCGAGAGATTTTGTCGAAGATTTCTCACAAGGCATCGATAACAGCTTCGTCTATTTATCGCCAGACGGAAACGACCCTGTTCCGTCAGAGTGCAAAG CTCGCGAAACGTCGCAAGGAGAACATGTCCTTTCAATATCTCTCCCATTCCAATCTTGTTCAACTGAAATGGCAGTCGACAGTGACGACACAGGGGACATTGTGGTGTCCAATCGAGTGTGGATTGGTCGTGAATTGTCCGGTGGTCTCAGCATGCCCGTGCCTGTTGTTAGCTTTGCTTGCAGATATGAGGAAGATTATCAGCTAGTGACCTCTCTTCGGTCCAG TCTCTTTGAAAACCACCTTCACGTCACCAAACAGGGCGTTTACGACACCGACGTACAGCTTTGCAAAGTGGAGCGGAGTTGTACAACGTCTTGTCCAGCTGAATACCTCGTGCGCGAAAAAGCAAGTTACACAGTTGGTGAAATGATCCACGTCAAGTTAAGGGTTCTCAGAGGGAAAGACGGAAGTTCTTCCAAG CTAAGCATCGCCATATTAGAAAGAGCCTGGTTGTCATGTGGGGCGAAAGATGACGTAATGCAAATGTTACTTGTTGAAGAAGGATGCAGGACTCTAGTTCTACCAACTAACATCGGAGTAAACGAGCTTAGCAATACGGTTTGCTTGTCCTTTCAAACGCCACGGCCAAAAAATTGCCGAGTTTTTTACATCTACGCTCAGTTGAAAGTGGTTCCACGAAGTTATGTTAAA CGTTGCAACGATGGGCATGGATTTCAGCATAACGCGACAAATGCAATAGCCGAAAGGCGGCGACGCTCTTATTCGGTGGAAGAAACTAAG GCGACAAGTTACCATGGTGGCCTCCACTCGCTGTATTGA